The sequence CCACCTGACAATTGGGGAATCGTTTGGCAATGACAATTGTAGAAATACCGGTTCCACAAGCCAAATCTAATACACGTTCCGGGTTGGGAGGAATCAGGTCAAGGATTCTTCGTTTCCAGAGGCGATCAATCCCAAAGGTGGCGAAATTTACCATAAAGTCATAGGTTTTTCCAGTTCCTTCAAAGAAACGGTGAACTAATTCCACCCTGGGGTCTTGAATGTTTGCCATATTTAAAATCTTTCCATTGGACTTTTGAAGGAACCTAACACCCCCAGAGGAATCATGTCAATAGAGAGTGTTTCAACTAGAACCTATCTCAAAATTGGTTTTTCGTTAAGAACCCGTCATGCCCGCGAAAGCGGGCATCCGGAAAGGCCTGAAAATACTGGATTCCCACCTGCGCGGGAATGACGACAAAAGGCCCGATAATGCAAAGAGAGAATATTGAGATAGGTTCTAGAAAGAAAAAAGTTTTGATTCTTGGATTTGGTGATTTGGGGCGTGCCCTTGTCAAATACTACGGAAAGTACTATGACTTCCGGGGAATGAAACGGTCCCCTATAGATCATCCTCCATGCCCACTTTTTTACCAACCTATACAAAGTCCTGAGTTGGATGCCCATCTCACGTGGGCAGAGGGTTTGGTCTTTTGCCCTGCTCCCTCTGCTGATGATGAGAAACGATATCAGGAAGTATACCTAGAGAACATGCGTTTCCTGGTTGCTCGAATAAAAAAGCAACGCTTTCAAATAGGCCCTATTATCATGATTGGTTCAACGGGAATTTATCCCCAAAAAGGGGAGGTCCTTTGGACGGAGGATTCAACCCTCCATGTGGAAAACCCAAGGCAGGAGGTCCTTTTTGAAACGGAGAAGACCTTGGTGGAGAGTGGGCTACCTTTTGTCATATTACGCTGTGCAGGGTTGTATGGGGAAGGAAAAGGAAAATTTAAGGAACGTCTGTCCCAAGGGAGAATTACAACCGCGATGATGACAAGCCAATATGTGCATTTTATTCATTTAAGGGACGTGTG is a genomic window of Nitrospiria bacterium containing:
- a CDS encoding NAD-dependent epimerase/dehydratase family protein encodes the protein MQRENIEIGSRKKKVLILGFGDLGRALVKYYGKYYDFRGMKRSPIDHPPCPLFYQPIQSPELDAHLTWAEGLVFCPAPSADDEKRYQEVYLENMRFLVARIKKQRFQIGPIIMIGSTGIYPQKGEVLWTEDSTLHVENPRQEVLFETEKTLVESGLPFVILRCAGLYGEGKGKFKERLSQGRITTAMMTSQYVHFIHLRDVCEAVHRVILKGVVREVFNVLDNSNIRRKDFYQFLSDLFGLPVSDAGEPPKGLSDRRILNQKLKSHLGLSLRYPKITEYLRSTVKNKP